A DNA window from Bradyrhizobium sp. CCBAU 53421 contains the following coding sequences:
- a CDS encoding ABC transporter ATP-binding protein — MSMVPTLLSVEGLTKSYGGVHAVRGVSFELRAGEILALIGPNGAGKSTCFDMLNGQNIPDSGRIRVLGAETTGKKPRVIWRMGVGRTFQIAATFPTMTVRENVQVALVSHGGQLFNLWASTARHARDEAGRLLDLVGMGAYAERPCGELAYGDVKRLELAIALANQPKLLLMDEPTAGMAPRERVELMRLTARIAREQSIGVLFTEHDMDVVFEHADRILVLNRGSLIAEGSPEEVRGNAQVRAIYLGEGLVYDARHREGASA, encoded by the coding sequence ATGAGCATGGTCCCCACATTGCTGTCGGTCGAGGGGCTGACCAAATCCTATGGCGGCGTGCATGCCGTGCGCGGCGTCTCGTTCGAACTGCGCGCCGGCGAGATTTTGGCGCTGATCGGACCGAACGGGGCGGGCAAGAGCACCTGCTTCGATATGCTCAACGGCCAGAACATCCCCGATAGCGGCCGCATCCGCGTGCTGGGGGCGGAGACCACCGGCAAGAAGCCGCGCGTGATCTGGCGGATGGGCGTCGGTCGCACCTTCCAGATCGCGGCGACGTTCCCGACCATGACGGTGCGCGAGAACGTGCAGGTCGCACTGGTCTCGCATGGCGGGCAATTGTTCAACCTGTGGGCCTCGACCGCGCGGCACGCCCGCGACGAGGCCGGTCGGCTGCTCGATCTGGTCGGCATGGGTGCCTATGCGGAGCGGCCCTGCGGCGAGCTCGCCTATGGCGACGTCAAGCGGCTCGAGCTTGCGATCGCGCTCGCCAACCAGCCGAAGCTGCTCTTGATGGATGAACCAACCGCCGGCATGGCGCCGCGCGAGCGCGTCGAGCTGATGCGGCTGACGGCGCGGATCGCGCGCGAGCAGTCGATCGGTGTTCTCTTCACCGAGCACGACATGGACGTGGTGTTCGAGCATGCCGACCGCATCCTGGTGCTCAACCGCGGCAGCCTGATCGCCGAGGGCTCGCCCGAAGAGGTCCGCGGCAACGCCCAGGTGCGCGCGATCTATCTCGGCGAAGGCCTGGTCTACGACGCGCGGCACCGCGAGGGAGCATCGGCATGA
- a CDS encoding ABC transporter permease → MAFYVVQFLTGLASAASLFLVASGLSIIFGVTRIVNFAHGAFYMLGAYVAFTLTERFAGAFGFWGGIIVAALAVAAIGVLVEMVLLRRIYHSPELFQLLATFGLTLMVEDLVVLIWGPDDLVGRRAPGFKGAIDFFGQNIPSYDLFLIVLGPVVLGVLWLLFQRTRWGVLVRAATQDRDMVAALGVNQKWLFTSVFALGVFLAALGGALQIPRDAVNHAMDLRVIVEVFVVVVIGGLGSIIGAFVAAVLVSELNAFGILIFPKISIILVFLVMAVVLIVRPWGLFGKPEAPVRRTPGLTVNPWRPLTMNERMAAIAVLIVAAALPFVAGNYLLTVGSEIAIFVIFAVSLHFLMSVGGLASFGHAAYFGLGAYGVALLAKMAGLPMIACLLLGPLLGLLGAAVFGFFAVQLSGVYFAMLTLAFAQIVWSIAFQWVSVTGGDNGILGVWPEKWAASPSHFYWLSLGIAALAVVILRIIVFSPFGFALRATRDSPLRSEAVGINGKRIQWTAFVIAGTVAGLAGALFAYLKGSVFPDNMGISLSVDALVMVLLGGVETVSGAVVGAIVYKALNIWLVSQTDWSKLVLGAFVVLIVVSFPKGIVGTLEAFLHRRRKSSSSASPALTSRIETAE, encoded by the coding sequence ATGGCTTTCTACGTCGTCCAGTTCCTGACCGGTCTTGCCAGCGCGGCGTCGCTGTTCCTGGTCGCTTCGGGCCTGTCGATCATCTTCGGCGTGACGCGGATCGTGAATTTCGCACACGGCGCGTTCTACATGCTCGGCGCATACGTCGCCTTCACCTTGACCGAGCGCTTCGCCGGCGCGTTCGGCTTTTGGGGCGGCATCATCGTCGCGGCGCTGGCGGTTGCTGCGATCGGTGTGCTGGTCGAGATGGTGCTGCTGCGCCGGATCTATCATTCGCCGGAGCTGTTCCAATTGCTCGCAACCTTCGGCCTCACGCTGATGGTCGAGGACCTCGTGGTGCTGATCTGGGGGCCGGACGATCTGGTCGGCCGCCGCGCGCCCGGCTTCAAGGGCGCGATCGATTTCTTCGGCCAGAATATCCCAAGCTATGATCTGTTCCTGATCGTGCTCGGGCCGGTCGTGCTCGGCGTGCTCTGGCTATTGTTCCAGCGCACCCGCTGGGGCGTGCTGGTGCGCGCGGCGACGCAGGACCGCGATATGGTCGCGGCGCTCGGCGTCAATCAGAAATGGCTGTTCACCAGCGTGTTCGCGCTCGGCGTCTTCCTCGCCGCCCTCGGCGGCGCGCTGCAGATCCCGCGCGATGCGGTCAACCATGCGATGGATTTGCGCGTCATCGTCGAGGTCTTCGTCGTGGTCGTGATCGGCGGCCTCGGCAGCATCATCGGCGCCTTCGTCGCGGCGGTGCTGGTCTCGGAGCTCAATGCCTTCGGCATCCTGATCTTCCCGAAGATCTCCATCATCCTGGTATTCCTGGTGATGGCGGTGGTGCTGATCGTCCGTCCGTGGGGGCTGTTCGGCAAGCCGGAGGCCCCAGTGCGGCGCACGCCGGGCCTCACCGTCAATCCGTGGCGGCCGCTGACGATGAATGAACGGATGGCCGCGATAGCGGTGCTCATTGTCGCCGCCGCGCTGCCGTTCGTCGCCGGCAATTACCTGCTCACCGTCGGCTCGGAGATCGCGATCTTCGTGATCTTCGCGGTCAGCCTGCACTTCCTGATGTCGGTCGGCGGGCTCGCCTCGTTCGGCCACGCCGCCTATTTCGGCCTCGGCGCCTATGGCGTGGCGCTGCTTGCCAAGATGGCGGGTCTGCCGATGATCGCCTGCCTGCTGCTCGGCCCGCTGCTGGGGCTCCTGGGCGCCGCCGTGTTCGGCTTCTTCGCGGTGCAGCTCTCGGGCGTCTATTTCGCGATGCTGACGCTGGCGTTTGCCCAGATCGTCTGGTCGATCGCGTTCCAGTGGGTGTCGGTCACCGGCGGCGACAACGGCATCCTCGGGGTCTGGCCGGAAAAATGGGCGGCGAGCCCGTCGCATTTCTACTGGCTGTCGCTCGGCATCGCCGCGCTCGCGGTCGTGATCCTGCGTATCATCGTGTTCTCGCCGTTCGGCTTTGCGCTGCGCGCCACGCGCGATTCGCCGCTGCGCAGCGAAGCCGTCGGCATCAACGGCAAGCGGATCCAGTGGACCGCCTTCGTGATCGCGGGCACGGTTGCCGGCCTTGCCGGCGCGCTGTTCGCTTATCTCAAGGGCAGCGTGTTCCCCGACAACATGGGCATCTCGCTGTCGGTCGATGCGTTGGTCATGGTGCTGCTCGGCGGCGTCGAGACGGTGTCGGGCGCGGTGGTCGGCGCGATCGTCTACAAGGCGCTCAACATCTGGCTGGTCAGCCAGACCGACTGGTCGAAGCTCGTGCTCGGCGCCTTCGTCGTGTTGATCGTGGTCTCCTTCCCGAAGGGCATCGTCGGCACGCTGGAAGCTTTCCTGCATCGTCGGCGCAAATCTTCGTCGTCGGCGTCGCCCGCGCTGACCTCCCGCATCGAGACTGCCGAATGA
- a CDS encoding ABC transporter substrate-binding protein: MRGYFVGAGLAIAVATMATSAMTTQAMAQSEIKIGEINSYSLLPAFTEPYRKGWQLAVEEINAAGGINGKKLVVVSKDDGGKPADAQTAANELVSSENVAMLTGTFLSNIGLAVSDFANQKKVFFLAAEPLTDAITWSKGNRYTFRLRPSNYMQAAMLVEEAAKLPAKRWATIAPNYEYGQSAVAVFKKLMSEKRPDIQWVDEQWPPQGKIDAGPVVQAAAAANPEAILNVTFGADLVKLVREGNTRGLFKGRTVVSFLTGEPEYLDPLKDETPEGWIVTGYPWYSIKTPEHDAFLKAYQAKYNDYPRLGSIVGYQTIKAAAAILAKAGSSDPEKLIAAAEGISMPSPFGEITFRKIDHQSTLGAFTGKTALKDGKGIMVDTAYRKGSDYLPGDAEIEKLRPKD; encoded by the coding sequence ATGCGTGGTTATTTCGTAGGGGCGGGATTGGCGATCGCGGTCGCGACCATGGCAACGAGTGCCATGACAACGCAGGCCATGGCGCAGAGCGAAATCAAGATCGGAGAGATCAACTCTTATTCCTTGCTGCCGGCGTTCACCGAGCCCTATCGCAAGGGCTGGCAGCTCGCGGTGGAGGAGATCAACGCGGCCGGCGGCATCAACGGCAAGAAGCTCGTCGTCGTTTCCAAGGATGACGGCGGCAAGCCTGCGGATGCGCAGACCGCGGCCAACGAACTGGTGTCGAGCGAGAATGTCGCGATGCTCACCGGCACGTTCCTGTCCAATATCGGCCTTGCCGTCAGCGATTTCGCCAACCAGAAGAAGGTGTTTTTCCTCGCGGCTGAGCCGCTGACCGACGCCATCACCTGGTCGAAGGGCAACCGCTACACGTTCCGCCTGCGGCCGTCGAACTACATGCAAGCGGCGATGCTGGTGGAAGAAGCCGCAAAACTTCCCGCAAAGCGTTGGGCGACGATCGCGCCGAACTATGAATACGGCCAGTCGGCGGTCGCGGTGTTCAAGAAGCTGATGTCGGAGAAGCGGCCCGACATCCAGTGGGTCGACGAGCAGTGGCCGCCGCAGGGCAAGATCGACGCCGGCCCGGTGGTGCAGGCGGCGGCTGCGGCGAACCCCGAGGCGATCCTCAACGTCACCTTCGGCGCCGACCTCGTCAAGCTCGTGCGCGAAGGCAACACCCGCGGCCTGTTCAAGGGCCGCACGGTGGTGAGCTTCCTGACCGGCGAGCCGGAATATCTCGACCCGCTGAAGGACGAGACGCCGGAAGGCTGGATCGTCACCGGTTACCCCTGGTACTCGATCAAGACGCCCGAGCACGACGCGTTCCTGAAGGCCTATCAGGCCAAGTACAACGACTATCCGCGGCTCGGCTCGATCGTCGGCTACCAGACCATCAAGGCGGCGGCGGCGATCCTCGCCAAAGCCGGCTCGAGCGATCCGGAGAAGCTGATCGCGGCGGCGGAAGGCATCTCGATGCCGTCACCGTTCGGCGAGATCACCTTCCGCAAGATCGATCACCAGTCGACGCTCGGGGCCTTCACCGGCAAGACCGCGCTGAAGGACGGCAAGGGCATCATGGTCGACACCGCCTATCGCAAGGGCTCGGACTATCTGCCTGGTGATGCCGAGATCGAGAAGCTGCGGCCGAAGGATTGA
- a CDS encoding amino acid synthesis family protein, producing the protein MSAVIRKIVTVVEETHLEMGKTIAPPTRRAAAIAVIENPFAGRYVEDLSPLITIGEELGELLSKRAIAALGIDGAKAHSYGKAAAVGENGELEHAAAILHPKMGAPVRKVLSKGAALIPSSKKRSGPGTTLDIPLGHKDAAFVRSHFDGMEVQINDAPRANEIMVAVAVTDSGRPLPRVGGLTVGEIKGEDGLR; encoded by the coding sequence ATGAGCGCCGTCATTCGCAAGATCGTCACCGTGGTCGAGGAGACCCATCTGGAGATGGGCAAGACCATTGCACCGCCGACAAGGCGGGCCGCTGCGATCGCCGTGATCGAGAACCCCTTTGCCGGCCGTTATGTCGAGGATTTGTCGCCGCTGATCACGATCGGCGAGGAGCTCGGCGAATTGCTGTCGAAGCGGGCAATTGCCGCGCTCGGCATCGACGGCGCCAAGGCGCACAGCTACGGCAAGGCCGCCGCCGTCGGCGAAAACGGCGAGCTCGAGCACGCGGCGGCGATCCTGCACCCCAAGATGGGCGCGCCGGTCCGCAAGGTGCTCTCCAAGGGCGCCGCGCTGATCCCATCGTCGAAGAAGCGCTCGGGTCCCGGCACCACGCTGGATATTCCGCTCGGGCACAAGGACGCTGCCTTCGTACGCAGCCATTTCGACGGCATGGAGGTGCAGATTAACGACGCGCCGCGGGCCAACGAGATCATGGTCGCGGTTGCGGTCACCGACAGCGGACGGCCGCTGCCGCGCGTCGGCGGGCTGACGGTCGGCGAGATCAAGGGCGAAGACGGATTGCGATAA
- a CDS encoding UPF0280 family protein encodes MSRLPQIALLPDGKRLHLQDGPIDLVIEAKGRDADVSAAYRAAAARFTGLLDELCAELAGLRSAADPQRCTLKGVVARRMHAAVAPFAADGFITPMAAVAGSVAEEILGAMRQAAVLDRAYVNNGGDIALHLAANEQFTVGLMDRPDRHGVMRTMTVDSDMPVRGIATSGRHGRSFSLGIADAVTVLARTAAQADAAATVIANAVDLPSHPAILRIPACELQPDSDLGARLVTRDVGRLAEHEIDQALEAGAARARDLLMSGLIEGAALRLLGETRLVGATGNETPASHAFQGRTSEIMLQA; translated from the coding sequence ATGAGCCGGCTCCCGCAAATCGCGCTTCTTCCTGACGGCAAGCGGCTGCATTTGCAGGACGGTCCGATTGATCTGGTCATCGAGGCCAAGGGCCGGGATGCGGACGTCAGTGCCGCCTATCGGGCCGCGGCAGCGCGCTTCACCGGTTTGCTTGACGAACTCTGCGCGGAACTAGCCGGGCTACGCAGTGCGGCCGATCCGCAGCGGTGCACGTTGAAGGGCGTGGTCGCCCGGCGCATGCATGCGGCCGTCGCGCCGTTTGCCGCCGACGGTTTCATCACGCCGATGGCGGCCGTCGCGGGTTCGGTCGCAGAGGAAATCCTCGGCGCGATGCGGCAGGCGGCGGTGCTCGACCGCGCCTATGTCAACAACGGCGGCGACATTGCCTTGCATCTCGCAGCCAACGAACAGTTCACCGTCGGCCTGATGGATCGGCCGGACCGCCATGGCGTGATGCGCACCATGACCGTAGATAGCGACATGCCGGTCCGCGGCATTGCGACCAGCGGCCGCCACGGCCGCAGCTTCTCGCTCGGCATCGCCGATGCCGTCACCGTGCTGGCGCGGACGGCAGCACAGGCCGATGCCGCCGCAACCGTGATCGCCAATGCGGTCGATCTGCCCAGCCATCCCGCGATCCTGCGCATTCCGGCGTGCGAATTGCAGCCGGACAGCGATCTCGGCGCGCGGCTGGTGACTCGCGACGTCGGACGGCTCGCGGAACACGAGATCGATCAGGCGCTCGAGGCGGGGGCGGCGCGGGCACGCGACCTCCTGATGTCGGGATTGATCGAGGGCGCGGCATTGCGTCTACTGGGCGAAACGCGGCTTGTCGGTGCAACTGGGAACGAGACGCCGGCGTCGCACGCGTTTCAAGGAAGAACGTCAGAAATCATGCTGCAGGCATGA
- a CDS encoding 6-hydroxynicotinate reductase, which produces MADTMTVAAGDKIRCDACPVMCYIKPGAAGACDRYANHDGTLVRVDPHVVLERTVSHGGKLVPFQVSGDWDGKIVRQPELFVTAIGAGTTYPDYKPAPFIVSSEVDGIDMVTVVTEGIFSYCGVKVKIDTDRYLGPETATVRADGEAVGHVTTSEYGSQMLSLGGVHHLTGGSKKEGRVTCDTLMDLSNCKAVELTIDGGATVVVQAGKPPIVNGTAEERMRVGCGSATIGMFAKQWHGKVDEVVVVDDHITGVLSEHQAGKLLDIADTGIKMKGRRSTPGRYFQVADPGTGWGGTNISDPLSILGPFNAKEARPGLTMLMVSTTGEHASYYVLDEVLRPVETEMPADLKFSVERIQENCEPALCTVLFMGGAGGSLRAGVTDNPVRLTRSVKDALTRVTSGGAPVYVWPGGGITFMVDVTQMPAGAFGYVPTPALVAPIEFTMRLSDYAALGGHMDYVRPLSSLRDSAEVRPMPFLPGRRA; this is translated from the coding sequence ATGGCTGACACAATGACCGTCGCCGCCGGCGACAAGATCCGCTGCGATGCCTGTCCGGTGATGTGCTACATCAAGCCGGGCGCGGCCGGCGCCTGCGACCGTTATGCCAATCACGACGGCACGCTGGTGCGCGTCGATCCGCATGTCGTGCTGGAGCGCACCGTCTCGCATGGCGGCAAGCTGGTGCCGTTCCAGGTGAGCGGCGACTGGGACGGCAAGATCGTCCGTCAGCCCGAACTGTTCGTCACCGCGATCGGCGCCGGAACCACCTATCCTGACTACAAGCCGGCGCCCTTCATCGTGTCGTCGGAGGTCGACGGCATCGACATGGTCACGGTGGTGACCGAGGGCATTTTCTCCTATTGCGGCGTCAAGGTGAAGATCGACACCGACCGCTATCTCGGGCCGGAGACCGCGACCGTGCGCGCGGACGGCGAGGCGGTCGGCCATGTCACGACCAGTGAATATGGCTCGCAGATGCTCTCGCTCGGCGGCGTGCATCATCTGACCGGCGGCTCCAAGAAGGAAGGCCGCGTCACCTGCGACACGCTGATGGATCTCTCCAACTGCAAGGCGGTGGAGCTGACCATCGACGGCGGCGCCACCGTCGTGGTGCAAGCCGGCAAGCCGCCGATCGTCAACGGCACGGCCGAAGAGCGCATGCGGGTCGGCTGCGGCTCGGCGACCATCGGCATGTTCGCCAAGCAATGGCACGGCAAGGTCGATGAAGTCGTGGTGGTCGACGACCACATCACCGGCGTGCTCAGCGAGCATCAGGCCGGTAAGCTGCTCGACATCGCCGACACCGGCATCAAGATGAAGGGCCGCCGTTCGACGCCCGGTCGCTATTTCCAGGTCGCCGATCCCGGCACCGGATGGGGCGGCACCAACATTTCAGATCCGCTGTCGATCCTCGGGCCCTTCAATGCCAAGGAGGCGCGGCCGGGACTGACCATGCTGATGGTCTCGACGACAGGCGAGCATGCCTCGTACTACGTGCTCGACGAGGTCTTGAGGCCGGTCGAGACCGAGATGCCGGCGGATCTGAAATTCTCGGTCGAGCGCATCCAGGAGAATTGCGAGCCGGCGCTGTGCACCGTGCTGTTCATGGGCGGCGCGGGCGGATCGCTGCGCGCCGGCGTCACCGACAATCCGGTGCGGCTGACCCGCTCGGTGAAGGATGCGCTCACAAGGGTGACTAGCGGCGGCGCGCCGGTTTATGTTTGGCCCGGCGGCGGCATCACCTTCATGGTCGATGTCACGCAGATGCCGGCCGGCGCCTTCGGTTACGTGCCGACCCCGGCACTGGTGGCGCCGATCGAGTTCACGATGCGGCTGTCGGATTACGCGGCGCTCGGCGGTCATATGGACTACGTCCGGCCGCTGTCGTCGCTGCGGGACAGCGCCGAAGTCCGGCCGATGCCATTCCTCCCAGGACGGCGCGCATGA
- a CDS encoding (2Fe-2S)-binding protein, whose protein sequence is MRLTVNGRNHDVDAAPDTALLYVLRNDLELNGPKYGCGLGECGACAVLIDGVAARSCVIPIEGCAGHDIVTLEGLGSREHPDPVQDAFIREQAAQCGYCLNGMIITTKALLTRNANPSEHEVLEALRYNLCRCGAHIEIIRAAMRAAGHALEARD, encoded by the coding sequence ATGCGCCTGACCGTCAACGGCAGGAATCATGATGTCGACGCCGCTCCCGACACCGCATTGCTTTATGTGCTGCGCAACGATCTCGAATTGAACGGACCGAAATATGGCTGCGGGCTCGGCGAGTGCGGCGCCTGCGCGGTGCTGATCGACGGCGTCGCGGCGCGCTCCTGCGTGATTCCGATCGAGGGCTGTGCGGGGCACGACATCGTCACGCTCGAGGGCCTCGGCAGCCGCGAGCATCCCGATCCGGTGCAGGATGCATTCATTCGCGAACAGGCCGCGCAATGCGGCTATTGCCTCAACGGCATGATCATCACCACCAAGGCGCTGCTCACGCGCAATGCAAATCCGTCCGAACACGAGGTGCTGGAAGCGCTGCGCTACAATCTCTGCCGCTGCGGTGCCCATATCGAGATCATCCGCGCCGCGATGCGCGCCGCCGGCCACGCGCTCGAGGCGCGCGATTAA
- a CDS encoding molybdopterin cofactor-binding domain-containing protein: MTDARSPEQRMLGSLSVVRPAVLGAEGAFETFITITADGSVNAYNGHVDLGTGIRTALGQIVAEELDVSFARVVVILGDTAVVPNQGATIASETIQITAVPLRKAAAQARHFLLARAAARLELAESDLTIEDGLVRGHDNRSVSYGELIADETIRLELADDVAVKEVSAYSVVGKSVPRVDLAAKATGELVYVHDVRVPGMLHGRVVRPPYAGVDAGPFVGTSLIAVDEASVRDIPGLVAVVRIGDFVGVVAEREENAIKAAAQLEVSWKPGPVLTDLSDIEQALRANPSTPRQLIDKGDVDGAIKAAAKPMQRTYVWPYQMHGSIGPSCAVADCGEGAVRVWSGTQNPHILRGDLALLIQRPESEIDVIRMEAAGCYGRNCADDVSADALLLSRAVGRPVRVQLTREQEHAWEPKGTAQLMDVNGGLNADGSVAGYDFATRYPSNGAPTLALLLTGRIAPEAAVFEMGDRTAIPPYDYENMRVVANDMPPIVRASWLRGVSALPNTFAHESYIDELAAEAEVDPIEYRLRYLKDKRAIDLVNAVAERAGWTPRPVWKEPEANGDIVRGRGFAYALYMHSKFPGYGAAWSAWIADVAVNKTTGDVSVTRVVAGQDSGLMINPEGVRHQIEGNVIQSTSRALMEEVSFERGAVTAREWGAYPIIKFPELPKIDVLMLPRQDQPPLGVGESASVPSAAAIANAIYDATGVRFRELPFTPERILKGLHGEQPAAPAPLPPPARTADLNRWQNPFAKRSGLLAGIAALCAAAIGVGAAVLPWRAIAPIARPDASVYSAATIARGKELASLGACAVCHTSEHGIANAGGRPLETPFGTIYTTNITPDVATGIGAWSYPAFERAMREGIHRDGRHLYPALPYTHFARTSDADLQALYAYLMAQAPVSAEAKANALAFPFNLRPLLAGWNALFHQPSTFQPGPSKSAIWNRGAYLIEGLGHCSACHSPRNALGAERQAAYLAGGFAEGWEAPALTSLSKAPIPWSEDELYAYLRTGESRLHGVAAGPMAPVVQELAALPDQDIRAMAVYLASFNEAADRPAHDALAAKLETSTAVTTAASTGARIYQGACAVCHEVGGPPLFGSRPSLALNSNLHSDAPDNLIQVILHGITKPAVTDLGYMPAFKDSMSDGQVAELATFLRRQFAPDKPAWTDVAAKVGRIRQTIAR; the protein is encoded by the coding sequence ATGACGGACGCGCGGTCTCCAGAGCAACGCATGCTCGGCTCACTGTCGGTCGTCCGCCCCGCGGTGCTGGGCGCGGAAGGCGCGTTCGAGACCTTCATCACCATCACGGCCGATGGTTCCGTCAACGCTTACAACGGCCATGTCGATCTCGGCACCGGCATCCGCACCGCGCTCGGACAGATCGTCGCCGAAGAACTCGACGTCTCCTTTGCCCGCGTGGTCGTGATCCTCGGCGATACCGCCGTGGTGCCGAACCAGGGCGCGACGATCGCAAGCGAAACCATCCAGATCACCGCTGTTCCCTTGCGCAAGGCCGCTGCGCAAGCGCGGCACTTTTTGCTCGCGCGCGCGGCCGCGCGGCTCGAATTGGCGGAGAGTGACCTCACGATCGAGGATGGGCTGGTCCGCGGCCATGACAACCGCAGCGTCAGCTATGGCGAGTTGATCGCGGACGAGACCATCCGGCTCGAGCTCGCCGACGACGTTGCGGTCAAGGAAGTGAGTGCGTATTCCGTGGTCGGCAAATCCGTGCCGCGCGTCGACTTGGCGGCGAAGGCCACCGGAGAACTCGTTTATGTTCACGACGTGCGCGTGCCAGGCATGCTGCACGGCCGCGTCGTCCGCCCGCCCTATGCCGGCGTCGATGCCGGCCCGTTCGTCGGCACCAGCTTGATCGCAGTCGATGAAGCCTCGGTGCGCGATATCCCCGGCCTCGTCGCGGTGGTGCGGATCGGCGATTTCGTCGGCGTCGTCGCCGAGCGCGAGGAGAACGCGATCAAGGCCGCCGCGCAGCTCGAGGTGAGCTGGAAGCCGGGGCCTGTTTTGACCGATCTCTCCGACATCGAACAGGCGCTGCGCGCCAATCCCTCGACGCCGCGGCAGCTGATCGACAAGGGCGACGTCGATGGCGCGATCAAGGCGGCGGCCAAGCCGATGCAGCGGACGTACGTCTGGCCCTACCAGATGCACGGCTCGATCGGCCCGTCCTGCGCGGTCGCCGACTGCGGCGAGGGCGCGGTCCGGGTCTGGTCCGGCACCCAGAACCCGCACATCCTGCGCGGCGATCTGGCGCTGTTGATCCAGCGGCCGGAATCCGAGATCGACGTGATCCGGATGGAGGCCGCCGGCTGCTACGGCCGCAACTGCGCCGACGACGTCTCCGCCGATGCGCTGCTGCTGTCGCGCGCGGTCGGCCGGCCGGTGCGCGTGCAGCTTACCCGCGAGCAGGAGCACGCCTGGGAGCCGAAGGGCACCGCGCAGCTGATGGACGTCAATGGCGGGCTCAATGCCGACGGCAGCGTCGCCGGCTACGATTTTGCCACGCGCTATCCCTCAAACGGCGCGCCGACCCTGGCGCTGCTGCTCACCGGGCGGATCGCGCCTGAAGCGGCCGTGTTCGAGATGGGCGACCGCACCGCGATCCCGCCCTACGACTACGAGAACATGCGCGTGGTCGCCAACGACATGCCGCCGATCGTGCGCGCCTCCTGGCTTCGCGGCGTCTCGGCACTGCCGAACACCTTCGCGCATGAATCCTATATCGACGAGCTTGCCGCCGAGGCCGAGGTCGATCCGATCGAATACCGGCTGCGGTATCTAAAGGACAAGCGTGCGATCGATCTCGTCAACGCGGTTGCCGAGCGCGCCGGCTGGACGCCGCGCCCGGTGTGGAAGGAGCCTGAGGCGAACGGCGATATCGTCCGCGGCCGCGGCTTTGCCTATGCGCTCTACATGCACAGCAAGTTTCCCGGCTACGGCGCGGCATGGTCGGCGTGGATCGCCGACGTCGCCGTCAACAAGACGACCGGCGACGTCAGCGTGACGCGCGTGGTCGCCGGCCAGGATTCCGGGTTGATGATCAACCCGGAAGGCGTGCGGCACCAGATCGAAGGCAACGTGATCCAGTCGACCAGCCGCGCGCTGATGGAGGAGGTCTCATTCGAACGCGGCGCGGTGACGGCACGTGAATGGGGCGCCTACCCCATCATCAAGTTTCCTGAGCTGCCGAAGATCGACGTGCTGATGCTGCCGCGGCAGGACCAGCCGCCGCTCGGCGTCGGCGAATCCGCCTCGGTGCCGAGCGCGGCTGCGATCGCCAATGCGATCTATGACGCGACCGGCGTGCGTTTTCGCGAATTGCCGTTCACGCCGGAACGCATCCTGAAGGGCTTGCACGGCGAGCAGCCCGCAGCGCCCGCCCCTCTTCCGCCGCCTGCGCGGACGGCTGATCTCAACAGGTGGCAGAATCCTTTTGCGAAGCGCAGCGGCCTGCTCGCCGGCATTGCCGCGCTCTGCGCCGCCGCTATTGGTGTCGGCGCGGCGGTGCTGCCCTGGCGCGCGATCGCGCCGATCGCCCGGCCCGACGCCTCGGTCTATTCCGCCGCGACGATCGCGCGCGGCAAGGAGCTTGCGTCACTCGGCGCCTGCGCCGTCTGCCACACCTCGGAGCATGGAATCGCGAACGCCGGCGGCCGGCCGCTCGAGACGCCGTTCGGCACCATCTACACCACCAACATCACACCCGACGTCGCAACCGGGATCGGCGCCTGGTCCTATCCCGCCTTCGAGCGCGCGATGCGCGAGGGCATTCATCGCGACGGGCGCCATCTCTATCCGGCGCTTCCGTACACGCATTTCGCCAGGACCAGCGATGCCGACCTGCAGGCGCTCTATGCCTATCTGATGGCGCAGGCGCCGGTGAGCGCCGAGGCGAAGGCGAACGCGCTGGCCTTTCCGTTCAACCTGCGGCCGCTGCTCGCCGGATGGAATGCGCTGTTCCACCAGCCCAGCACGTTCCAGCCCGGTCCATCGAAGTCGGCGATATGGAATCGCGGTGCCTATCTGATCGAGGGCCTCGGCCATTGCAGCGCCTGCCACTCGCCGCGCAACGCGCTCGGCGCCGAGCGGCAAGCGGCCTATCTCGCCGGCGGTTTCGCCGAAGGCTGGGAGGCGCCGGCGCTGACGTCGCTGTCGAAGGCGCCGATCCCCTGGAGCGAGGACGAACTCTACGCCTACTTGCGCACCGGCGAGTCGCGCCTGCACGGCGTCGCCGCCGGCCCGATGGCGCCCGTCGTGCAGGAACTCGCCGCGCTGCCCGATCAGGACATCCGCGCGATGGCGGTCTACCTCGCCTCGTTCAACGAGGCCGCCGATCGGCCGGCCCACGATGCGCTTGCCGCGAAGCTCGAGACCAGTACCGCCGTCACCACCGCCGCCTCGACCGGCGCGCGGATCTATCAGGGCGCCTGCGCGGTCTGCCACGAGGTCGGCGGCCCGCCGCTGTTCGGCAGCCGGCCGTCGCTGGCGCTGAACAGCAATCTGCACAGCGATGCGCCCGACAATCTGATCCAGGTGATCCTGCACGGCATCACGAAGCCGGCCGTGACCGATCTCGGCTACATGCCGGCCTTCAAGGACAGCATGAGCGACGGCCAGGTCGCCGAGCTCGCCACCTTCCTCCGGCGGCAATTTGCCCCGGACAAGCCGGCCTGGACCGATGTCGCCGCCAAGGTCGGCCGTATACGGCAGACCATAGCGCGCTGA